GCACCCGCAGCACAACTCACCACCCTGCCCCAACTCCGCCTCACCCACCCCACCGAAACCACCCCATCGGACGTAACGCTGGTTCCCTGGTCCAGCCTGCGCCGCAGTGAATACAACCCTCGCAAGACCTTCGACGACAAAACTCTCTTTGAACTCGCCACCGACATTCACCACAAAGGCATCCTGCAAAACCTCGTCGTCCGACCCCACCCCACCGAAGACGGCGCTTTTGAGATCGCCGCAGGTGAGCGCCGTTACCGCGCCGTAGGGCTGCTGGTCGATGGCCTGGAACTCGTGGACGAGAACGGCGGCGAAAGTACCGTCCTGAAAGTCGGCGCGGACTACCTGATGCCCGTGAAAGTGCAGCCCCTGACGGACCTGCAACTGCTGGAGATCGCCACCACCGAGAACCTCCAGCGTGACCAGATGAGTCCACTGGACGAAGCAGACGCCTTTGCGCGTCTGTACGCCCTGGACATGCAGCCCGACGAGATTGCGACGCGCTTCGGGTACAGCCTTCGTACCGTCGAGCAACGCCTGATTCTTGCCAAAGGGCTTGGGAAGGATGGCCGCAAGCTCCTCAGCAACGGCACCATTTCTCTTGCTCAGGCGCAGGTGCTGTCCCAGACCAGCGGCAAACTCAAGCAGCACTTACTCAATCTCGTCCGGGACAATCCGGCCCATTACACCGCCGACCAGCTCCGCAAGCTCACCACTCAGGGAAGACTCTTGGTCGAGAATGCCATGTTCGATGTGGCCGCATCAGGGCTGAGTGTGATTGAAGATCTGTGGGGCGTCACGCCTTCGTACTTCAAGGACAGCGAAAAAGCCCTGGCACTCCAGGCCGCAGCCATCGAGGAACTGGCGGAAAGCGAACGCGCTTCCCTGGACTGGGCTTTTGTAGACGTACTCCCGACAGAGGGCTATATCACCAGCCTGCCGTGGCAGCAGTACCGCCACTATGGACCCGACAGCATGAAGGGCCTGGTGCTCTGCTACCACACCCACACCGGGGAACTCAAACGCCACGAAGGTGTCATCCGTGAAGCAGAAGCGAAGGCGGCAGAGCGGAACGCTGAAGCCGAACGACGCACCAAAGACCGAGCCGAAAGCGGCCCCAAGGAAACACCGATCAGGGATGACGCGCACTACATCGGCCACGTCTCCCGCGCCCGCGCTCTGTGGGGTCAGCTGGCACAGGACCATAAGCGCTGCCTCGTACTGACCATCCAGGCGTTTTTCGAACATAGCCACGAGATCACCCTGCGAGCCACTCACGCGCCGAAAATTGGTGACCTGCTGCCTGAAATCGACGCGATGGTGAAGCGCTGGACTGTGGAACGTCCTGATCTGTTCAAGAGCTACGTGCCGTGCAGCATGATCGTGGAGAAGCGCGGCAATGACCTGCACGACGCCCTGATGGGACTGGAACTCGATCAGCTGCTGGAACTGCTGGCCTTCCACACGCATGACCAGTTGCACCACTGGGGAAACGTCCGCACCCGCCCTGGTCGTCTCGCTAACCATGTCGCTCAGGCCATTGAAGCGGACAAGCGACTGACCTGTGAATGGCAGGTGACTGCGCCTTACCTGAACGCCCATACCACCGCGCAGCTGAGTGCGTTGATCGCCACGATGCCAGAGGAATTGCGTCCCTCTATCGCCCCAGGCAGTACGAAGAAGGAAAGCGTTGCTCGCATCCTTGAGAAAGCTGCTGCCCTTCAGCAAGCCGGGTGGGTGCCTGACCTCGTGCAGTTCAAAGCCTGACCTATCAGCCAGGGCCGTTCACGCGCCCCCACTCATTCCTCGCGTCGAGGTGCGCCATGACCATGACAGAAGCATCCATGACCTTTCAGGAGAAGCTGGACCGTTACGCCACCCTGCGAGACACCATTCAAGGGCTGGAGGCCGAAAAGGACGAGCTTGGCAAGCAGATCAAGCTGGAACTGGAAGCAGGAGAATACGCGGAAACGGAACTGTACCGGCCTGTGGTGAGGGTTTCGCGGGTGGTGTCGTATCCGCTGGAGCGGTTCCGGGAAGTGTTTGGGGATGCGGCTGCGCTGGAAGTGGCGAGCATTGACCGGAAGCGGGTGGAGGAGCTGGCGAAGGCAGGGGATCTGGACGCGGAGCAGCTGAAGGGCATGGCTCAGGTGCAGGTGCGAAAGAGTCTGGTTCTGGAGCCTCGTTGAATTCTTGCCCTGGAGGCCAGTGCTGATGTGGCCTGGCCTTCGTTCTGGACGGTGTTTTCTTGACTTCTTAGTATATTTCCGATATACTAAGGGATAGGAGGAAGCCAATGACACATGCAGCCCCCACCCGCTTCCAGCACAATAGACCCATCAGTCACACGCCACACGACCTCCTGCGAACCGCCCAGCACTACGTCGAAGCTGGCCTGAGCATCATCCCCGTAGGCGTGAACGGCAACTACGCCAAGCAGCCACACTACGAGGCCCTCAAGAAAACCGATCACTGCTACTGGGATGACGGCCGCCGCAAATGGGTGGCCACCTGGATGGCCTTCCGCGAACGACTGCCCACCCAAAGCGAACTGCACGACTGGTTCATCACCCATGGAGCACAGGGCATGGCGATGGTCACCGGGGAGATCTCCGGACTCGTTGCGCTGGACTTCGACAAAGGAGCCGGGGTGAAGGCGATGCACCGCCTGGGCATCGAGCCACACGTTCGCAGCGCAAGCGGTGGGTATCACGCCTACGTCCGGCATCCCGGCTGGCCGGTAGCCACCACCAACAGCAACAGCAAGCAGAGCCTGCCTGCAGGCGTGGACGTGCGGGGCGACGGTGGCCTGGTCGTGCTGCCGCCCACCGTGACAGACGTGGGCCGGTACGAGCGGCTCTCCACCAAGAAGCTGGTGAACCGGCTGGCCATTCCAGAGGTTGTGGAGCTGGCCGGGCAGACGTACCGCCTGCGTGAGCTGCTGGGCCTGGAGCGCGCGCCGGAGGTAACGCAGGATGAACCTCGTGTGGCTGCGCGTGCCCCGATCTTCAGTGATCCCAGCCAGGAGGATGCGGAGCGCGTGCGGGTGGATTACCTGGTGCTGGTCGAGCGTGCCTTGAGCCTGACCGGGAGCCGTGGCCGGAATGACGCGGGTTTCTGGCTGGCCTGTCAGTTGCGGGATAACGGTTTTGCGCTGAGTGAAGCGCTGGAGGTCGGTCCGTACTGGCTGTCGTTGCTGCCTATGACGAATACCAAGGGGGAGCGGGAGGCGTATGTGCTGGCGCATTTCGAGGCTTCGGTGCGGAGTGCTTTTCGGCGGGTTCCGGTGGGGCGGGGTTCGACGCCGTGGGTGAAGGGCTTTGGGCGCTGATGGGCGATTTTCTTGATTTTTTAGTATGTTAAAAATATAGTAAGTAATATAGGAAGTACCATCCACACCGGCTTCCTACACGAAAGGAGCGAACACCATGACCCTCACCCCAGCGCAGCGCGGCCAACGAGGCGGACAACGCAGCGTCAAGCGACACGGCCACATCCACATGGAAAGCATCGGACGCCAAGGCTTCCACACCACCGTGGAACGCGACTACGCCGCAGACGTCCGGGCCTACATGGCCGCCCTCCGCAAACGCCAGGGAAATGGAGTGCAACTCCAGAACGACCCGCGCCTGCTCTGCCCGGTCGCAGCAGCGTGAATGACGAATGGGCGGCCAAAAGCCGCCCATCGCTGAAACACCCCGCACCTGGTTTCCACACCCGCAAGGCGCTCACTAGGAAGTTGAAAAAGGAGCGATCCAAACCAACTTCCGTCCTCTTAACCTAGCATGCGTCAACGCCGCTGGAAAGGACTCAAACCCGATGATGCGCGTCCCCAGCACCCTGTCTTCAGGGCCACCGCCAAACTTTGCCAAACTCAAGTTTCTGCATACTAAGGGCATGCCCCACAAGTCCGGTATCCTGCCCGAAGTTCTCAAGTCATACCCTGCGCTTGACAAGCTCACCTGGCTGTACGTCCGTGACCACCCTGGAACCCTCCACGTGCAGGACATGGCCGACCACTACGGCCACCACTTCCAGACCATGGCCGCCAGCTTACGGCTGCTCAAACAGAACGGCCTGGTCATCGAAACGAAGGAGAAAACCTTCTCGCCGGGCGAAGGCCGCGATGCAGGCGCGTACCGCGTGGCGACCGACGAGGAACTGGCGCACGCCAAACCCTACGACGCCACCATGAAAGCGCGAGGCAAGAATGCCGCTGCGATGGCGAACCGGGGCACCTCCAGCTCAGAAGGTACAGCCAGGCCGGACCGACGAAAGAAGGGAAGCAGTGATGGATGACCACGAAACGTAGCACTCCAACTACGCATTCACGTCCGACGCTGATCCGTTCTAGGCGCTGCTGAAGCGAAGCGGGTACTCTTCCGAAGAAGCCCAGGCGCTCACTGCAGCAATACGCCGCTCAAATCACACCGCATCGCCCGGCACCACTTATGGCCACCAGCAACCCGAAGACCTCGCGCACATCTGGTACAGCGCGCGGCAAGCGGGCAGCCAGAAGATCGTGCTCGAAGTCGAAGTTGAAGCCCAGCGGCAAGACGAGGACGACGGGCACATCAACGTCCGGGTCCTCGATGTGAAGAACTGGCCCGAAGTCCGCCTGGACGGCAATCCTGTCCTCGAAGACGCGGTTAAACAAGGCGCTCTGGACCTGAGCACCTGGACTCAAACCAGTGCCAGGAAGCACCTGAGCGACCTCGCGCCCGCCTTCCAGATTCCAGAGTTCCCTGCTGAATCTGGAGCAACACCTGAACAGTGAAATCACTGAGCGGCGCAAGGAACTGGCACGTGAACTGGGCAACCCAGACTCCTGGGAAGAAACGGTCAAGGACCTGTGCCGTGAAGGGCCACGCTGGCAGGAAGCGCCGGCCGGTGACCAGCCCAGCAAGGAGCTGAACTGATGCGCGGCGAGCCCTTCCGGATCTCAGGTGGTGCGCGGTCCCACCTGCCTGAGCATCACGTGACGCTGCTGGAGCGGTGGGTGAACAAAGGCTGACGGTCCATCGAGCCGAGTCAGCTCAGTGGGTTTCATTTTGCGTTGCTGACGGGCGCTTACCCTACAGCGGCCGCACGGGCGGACTCTGGTGCCCTCGCGGTGCTCGGCGAGCTGCTGCGGGTGATGCAAGCGGAGTTCCCTGCGGGGGTGTTGCGCAGGTGCAGCGCTGGGCTGGTCTGCAGTGTGATGAGGAAGGGTTGGTTCAGCCGGAGACCCGAGAGGAGCGCATTGTGCGGCTGGCCGCTGAGCTGCTGGAGCCTGCCCCGACATGGTTCTTGTTTGGCAGTACTGTCACTTTTGCGAAGCGTGCTCGCCTCCTGAGGGAACTCTACAGAGTGATTGACGAAGGCTCGCGCACTGGTGGGGCGCAGCTTGGCCCGTACTTCTGAGGGTGAGAGTCCGCAGGAAGAGGCTGTATTTCTGAGTTGAGGAATTGACGTTGCGAGCGAGTGGCAGCGGGTTGAGTTGAAGAATCAAGTTTCGGTAAACCAGTAAACCGGTATACGGTGTCGCTGGGTTTTTATTGACTTCTTTGTATGTTAAAAGTATACTAAGTGCGTAGGTGAAGTACCTTCCACACCCACTTCTCCTACAGCAAAGGAGCGACAGATGACCCAGCTTCGCAGACAACCCAAACCCGGCCTCATCTACCAGCACGGCGAAGGAGAAGGCTTCACCCGCCTCACCCTCAACGCCAACCTCACCATCACCATCGAACAAGGCAGCACCACGCGCACCCTCGAAGTTGCCAGCCTCAAAGACATCCTCCCCACCTGGGCACAGCGCTGCTACCAAGCCACCCGCGGCGAACTCACCGGCCTCAAGCTTGGCGAAGTCGGCAAACGTATGGCGCGCAAATACGCCGAGAAAACCGGAGCCCTCGGCGCACCCCGCGCCGCGAAGATGCATCACCAGCTCCAGAAGCTCGGTATTCCCGCCCGCGCTCACTACGAACTGTGCAGCCAAGTGCTCGGACGCCCCGTCCTGAGCCTCGCCACCCTCACCGAAGACGAAGCCCGCCGCGCCTGGTACTACGCCCGCCACGAGTACACCAGCCGCAACAGGGCCTGAGTCACAGCACGCCCTGCCTCAATCCCAGAGGCAGGGCACCCGGAGAGGAGCGCCACATGCCCAGAAGCAAAGCGCTGCAGATGTACGTCATCCGCACGGCTGGTCAGCAAGTCGCCACTATCCACGCCCGCAACCATCAGCAGGCGTATAGACTTGCTGCTCAACGAAGTTGACCGTCAATGCGATCGAGTCCTACGGAACAAGCCCCTACCAGCTTCCTTTCGTGGAGCAGAAGAGTGCATGACCGCCATTGCCCCCGCCGTGAACGCCTCCGCGATCCAGCTGGGCAGGACGGGGGAACGACGCCGAGTCGCCTCAAGCCGACTCCGACCGTCCCGCCATGGAGTAAGGAGTGGTGCTCGCTTCGCTTGTGCTGTATTTTTGTTTTCCTCTACCGCAGCGTAGCCACGTGCTCGCTGCAGTCAAGGGAAATCGCCTTAACTTCCGCTGCGCGCGTCGCTTCGCTTTGCTCAGCGGCGGCCGCCGGGAAATGTAGGGGAAGGGCTGTAAAGATTTGAAGGCTCTCGGCGTGTTGAGCCCCACCGGGAGGGATGTTTCGGCTGTGAGTCGAGCCCGAGGGGCGCCGCTTCGCGCGCGTTTAATTTTGCTGGTTTACCGTTTTACCGTCTTACTGGCTTTTCTTGACATCTTAGTGTGTTAAAACTATAATAAGTGGCGTAGGGAGCACCATCCACACCCGCTCCCTACGCAAAGGAGCGCGATGCACTACTTCCAGAACGCCCAGAACGCCGACCAGCTCAAAACCGAATATCGTCAGCTCTGCAAGACCTACCACCCCGACAAAGGCGGCACCACCGAACAGATGCAGGCGATCAATGCCGCTTACGAAAAGCTCATGGCGCAATTCCTGAGCGGCAAAAGCGTCGATGAATACGGCAAAGGCAAGTTCTACAAGAGCCGCGAGGAAGAAGCCGAAGTAGAAGCCCGCGTACAGGAAGCCATCCAGAAAGTCGCGCACCTGGACGGTATTGAGCTGGAAATCATCGGCGCATGGGTCTGGGCCAGCGGCGACACCAAAACCCACAAGGACGCGCTCAAAGAAGCCGGGTACTGGTGGATGCACAAGCGGGGCATGTGGGCCTTCAAAGGCAAGGCCAGCAGCGGGCGCGGTGAGCTGACGCTTGAAGAAATGCGCGAGCGTCACGGGTCCGAGCGAGTCCATACCCGCACCCGTTCCCTGTACGCCTGAAATCCCACTGAGCCGCTTCAGGGCGGCCCACCCCAAGGAGCGCCATGAGCAAGCACTTTTTTCGCGCCAAGGTGCCTGGCTGGCCGCCGCTAGAAGTGGATGCAGGCTGGGACCGGCCCCAGCAGCACTTTTACCTGAACGTCACCGCGCCCGGCCCGCCTGAGGAGGAGGACACGTCTACATCAGCATGTACGACCTGCAAATCCTGAAGTACGAGCGCGGGTATCTGTTCGGGGGTCTGAGCCTGGAGGAACTGCGCGCCCGCTTCGAGGAGCTGCGCATCACGCCGCCCGCTGGGCTGCTGGATGCCCTGGCCGACGACCAGCGCCTCAACGCCGGGAACGAAAGGCGGACGTGGTGACGCACTACCCTAAGACCCGTGAGGAGTACAAAGCCGCGATTCTTGAGCAGGTGACACGCCTGATGGGGCATGTGCTGGCCGACGATCCCGGCGAGCATAGCCAGGCCGAGTACATTGCAAAACAGATCCACTACGATGTGCGCGAACTGTTCAATAAAGAGCGCTGGAAGCCGACCCCCATACTGGATGGAATCCGCGCCCGTGTGCCCCTGAACGAGCGTGTCACGCTGCTGATTCACCGGCATGACGAGCGGAACGGGCGCACCTTCGAGCAGGGGATCATCACCGCCATTCACAGCGCGCAAAGTCACCGCGACGGAGCAGCGTTTGACTTCGTGCCCCGAGGCTGCCGAAAGCCACGCCGGTACTACTATCACGCCAATCAGGGCAGCTGCCTGAAGGTGTTCAGGGGCTATGTGAGCGAGGAAGCAGCGGCGACAGTCACGCCGCTGCTGGAGTTCGCCCCGCTGCCGTTCATCCAGTACAGGCGGGCAGAGGAGGATGCAGCATGATGCACAGCGGAGATGAATTTTACGGTGACGAGGTCACCAGCGGCCCGGACCTCGAAGGCCTACACGGGCTGGACTGGAACGAAGCGGCCGACTACACGCACGAGTTTGGTTCCTCCCCGAGACATGCTCGGGGAGGCCTTCGAGGCGCTTGTGCCCCGGAGGAACGACACAGGGCACGCCCGGAACACCACCGGGCTCCCAGGGGAGGAAAGCGGCCGGTGGTGTGCCGGCCGCTTTCCTCCCCTGGGCCTCAGACGGAGTAAGCCCGCAACGTTGGTCAGCACCAACACCAGCCACGCCCCCAGGACGTGGAACACCCACCGTGCATACAGGGTCTCACCGACCCTGTACGACCCCTGCAGTCACCCCCACACCTCACCAGCTGCCCGGCCAGGCACGCACAGCGGAACATCCATGAAGCATTGAGGGCTTCCCGCCCTCAAACTCCCTGAAGGCCAATTCCACCTATTCCCCGAGTCCACTGATAGGAACTAGGAACAAGGACACGCTACGCGTGCAGTTCATGACCGCTGCCCGCCTCCGCGAGGCAGCGGGTCTCGCCTCTGACGCGAGACGAAGCACCAGCGGCAGCCAGGAGCGATTGCGGGCGGTCGAGGTGATGGTCGGCTGAGCTGCTGAGCGTTGCTCGCTGCCCCCTTATGGTCGCGCGCTGGTATGGCGGTGGCGTCACAGACACTTGCCGACGTACTTGCTGCGCCGGTCCATCAGGGGGAGGCAGCAGCGGGCACCTGCCTGCTGAAATCCACACGGCAACGCGAGAAGGCGGGCAACGCTCAGGCATCAGCAAGGCCAAAACGATCGACGTCAAGGCGCAGTAAGAAACGCGAGAAGGCGGGAACGGCAAGGCCCCCGGAACACCACCAGGGGCATGGATAGGGAGGCCCCCCAAAAGTGCGGAACATCACCGCACTTTTGGCCCCTCCTCCCTCCACGCCAACCCTCCCCCCGGCAGCGGGGACAGGTGTGGCGCGAGGCGGCTCAGTAACACACCTTTAGCGTCCCCCGCTGCCCCCGGAATACCTGAGGATTAACCAGCAAGATCACCATGAATATATACATTCCAAATGCCTGAAAATTTTGCCGCAATCCACCGCTTCGGCCCAAGCAACGGCCCTCAAATCGCAACCCGGATTCGACGCATTTCATACCATGAACCTGATGACAACCCCCACCCAGCCAAAAATTTTCATCTCCTACAGCTGGACCTCTGAAGAACACGCAGAACGCGTGCGTGACCTGGCCGATCGACTTCTCGCCAGCGGCATCGACGTACTCCTTGACCAATACGACCTCAAGGAAGGCCAAGACAAATACCACTTTATGGAACGCTCCGTTTCCGACAAGACCGTCACCAAGGTCGTGATGATATGCGACCAGCGATACGCGGAACGGGCTGATGAACGCGCAGGTGGAGTCGGCCACGAAAGCACCATCATCTCCCCCCAGGTGTACAACCAGTCCACCGATAAAGAAAGCAAATTCGTCCCCGTCATCTTCCAGAACGATGACCAAGGGAACCCCCTCAGTACCCCACATCTTGAGCTGAGTGCTGTATTGGAGCGGGAAAAGGTTGCATGACGAGGCTCAGGAGGATGGTTCGATCACTCGTTCCCCAGCGCAAAGCGGCAGCAAGGCGTTCCAAGCCGTACTTGACGAGACTCACCGCCCGGCGTCCGTGCTTTTTGCGCTTGATGGGCCGCTGCTCGTGGCACCATGTACCGATCCGCAAGCACCAAGCCATCGCCAGCGTCACTACGCCGACCAGCCGCTCCAACCGAGCGGGTTTGGTCATCGCACTCGCCTCAAGGTCGAACCCCCTCGATTTCTGCGCGCTGAAGGTGCTTTCTACCGACCACCTCAAGTGGTACACGCCTCTGGTCTCGTCGATTTTCAGGTCGGTGGCCAGGGCGAGCAGTTCACCCTCGGGCGTGCGCGTCACCACCAGTTGCATGACCTGACCGTAGATATTGGCTTTCTCCAGCAGGCCGACCACCTGTCCCGGCTCGACGTACGCCCATCCCTCATCGAGCCGCAAATCATCCACGCGGCTGTCGCCTCGAATGCGCAAACAGCGTTTCACACCCCGACGCCTGAGAAAGGCAAACCACTCCCGCCCCACGAACTCTCGATCAGCGACCAGAACGCGCCATTGCTTCGCAGGCAGCACCTTCAGCAGTCGAGCGACCAGACGCTCGCGTGTCCTGGTGTCGCTGCTGCCCCCATGGGGCAGGGCCGTCCACACCAGCGGTAATGTGAAGCCTTCAAGCACCACGCCGAGCACAAGGACGTTCAAGTCGGCTTCGCCGTACTCCCAGTTCGTACGGTCCATCGTCATGACGAGCTTGTCATCAGGGAGGAGCGGCAAGAGCAGCTTCAAAAAAACGTCCTGATCGAGCTGAGGGTCGTGTAGGCAGCGCTCGACGCGGCGCAGCTTGACTGAACTGCTGGCGTGTCCGGGCAGATGAAGTGCGAGCCGAGCGTGCTTGGTCGAACGCGCTTGGATCAGAGCGGTGACGACGTCGGCGAGGCGTTGCAGGGTGTCTCGGCGCAGAAAGGGCAAATGGTGTTTGAACACCTCGCCGAGCTTGGTAGGATCAGTCAGAGCGGCTTCTTGGAGCGACACACTCCCTTGATGCCGCTCTTTTTGCGTTTATGCCGCGATCAAATCGCCCTTCTGGACGTTACCCACTCCGAGTTGTGGGGTACTGAGGTCGTGAACAATCAGAAGCTCCACAACGTGCCCGATGTTCGTTCCGGCTGGAGCGTACTCGGCGAGTGTCAGGGCCGCCAGAGCGAGATGCCAGGAATGCTCTGCGGTATTTTCTGGTCGACTGGCGTTATGAAGCAAGGTTGTGCGCAAAACCGTTTTCAACGTGTCGCAGGCCAGCAAGAAATCGATTTGTCCATCCAGGCGTTTCATGTCCGAGTGTACAGCCCTGCATACCGTCGGTCACTTTTGTCCGGATTTCAATTACAGTGCGGCCGATTCATAATTCGGGGACGTATTGCTCGCCTTGGTACCCGACAGTTTTGAGTGCAAGGTTCTCAGGAGCGAGTGAGGCATAAAGAAACGCGTCCCAGCCTGCCTTCGATGCCTTCCAATCCCGCCTGCGGGCATACTTCCCCGCTTACCGCAAGAACCAGCTCGACCTGCTCGTCCTGATACTCTTCGCCCTGATCACCGCGCAGGACACCCGGCATGCCAAGCTCGCCACGCGTTTCCCCGGCCAAGCCAAAACCTCCTCGGTGATCCGGCGGATTGAACGGTTCTTCCAGCAGCACCCGCTGTGCCCACTCGATGTTGCCCGCTTCGTCCTCCAAGCCCTCCCGGACGGCAAGCGCATCTTCATTCTCGACCGAACGAACTGGAAACTTGGGATGCAGGACGTCAACCTGCTGGTGCTCGCCGTTCGCTGGCGCGGCGTCGCGATCCCACTCTTGTGGGAGACGCTCGACCATGGTGGAAGCAGCAACCAGAGCATCCGCGCGGAGTTGCTCAGGCAGGCACTCGAACTCCTGAAACCCCACCAGATTCGCTTGTTGATCGCTGACCGTGAATTCATCGGTGCAGACTGGTTGGCGTTCCTGACCGGGCACCGCGTGCCGTTCTGCTTGCGCATCCGAGCAGATACCAACGTCGATGGTTTGCCGGCGTGCGAGTGGTTGCCTGACCTGAAGGCGCACGAGCGCGGGGTGATTGCGCACGAGGTGGAGGTGATGGGTACCTTCGTGAACGTCGCCGTGGCCGTGAGCGCTGAGGGTGAGCGGGTGGTGGTGATCGGGACGTTACGAGCCGAGCGGCTGCTGGACTGCTATGCCGCAAGGTGGGCAGTGGAGTCACTTTTTGCTTCGATGAAGTCCAGGGGTTTCCGGCTGGAATCGTCGCACATGACGCGGGCGGCGCACGTGTCACGGCTGATCGGGTTGCTGACGTTGGCATTGGTGTGGTGTGCGTTGCTGGGCGCCGGGGAGGCACGGCGGGTGCTGGTCCATGGCCGCGCGGCGGTGGGGATGCTGGCAGCTGGCTGGTCGAGGTTGATACGGGCGTTCACGCGGGCCGTGTGGGGCGAGGCTGCCACGCTCCTGGAGCTGGTGGACCAGCTTTTCTCACCGGCTGGCACTTGAAGTCACAAAACTGTCGGGTACCAAGCTGCTACTGATATTCGCTTCGCAACATCCTTAAAATGCTTTGCATCCTTCATGCATTCCCTAAGCCTGCTTCTCGCGCGCGGCGGATCACCTCGTTGCGGTCCACAGCGTGAAGCTTGCCGAGAATGCTGGACATATAGTTAGCCACAGTTTTCCCACTCAACGAGAGGCTACGAGCAATCTCGGCATTCGAGGCTCCACCTACAATCAGGTGCAGCATCTCGCGTTCACGACCTGTGAGCTCAGGAAAGAGCTCCTGAGGAACGGCAGGATGACCACCCGAGAAAAAGTCAAGAAGCTGCAGTGCCACCCCAGCACTAAAAATCGCTTCTCCACGCCCTACAGCCCGGATGGCCCGCAGCAAGTCATCCTTGTCGGCGTCCTTCAAAACGTACCCGCGCGCGCCCGCGCGCATCGCCGCAAAGACCGATGCGGAATCTTCAAACATCGTGACGATCAACACCCGAACCTTTGGGCATTGGTGTTGAATCTGGCGAGTCGCTTCGATGCCATTCAATCCGGGCATTTTAATATCCATCAACACAACATCAGGCT
This is a stretch of genomic DNA from Deinococcus peraridilitoris DSM 19664. It encodes these proteins:
- a CDS encoding HD domain-containing protein, coding for MKRLDGQIDFLLACDTLKTVLRTTLLHNASRPENTAEHSWHLALAALTLAEYAPAGTNIGHVVELLIVHDLSTPQLGVGNVQKGDLIAA
- a CDS encoding IS4 family transposase, whose protein sequence is MSLQEAALTDPTKLGEVFKHHLPFLRRDTLQRLADVVTALIQARSTKHARLALHLPGHASSSVKLRRVERCLHDPQLDQDVFLKLLLPLLPDDKLVMTMDRTNWEYGEADLNVLVLGVVLEGFTLPLVWTALPHGGSSDTRTRERLVARLLKVLPAKQWRVLVADREFVGREWFAFLRRRGVKRCLRIRGDSRVDDLRLDEGWAYVEPGQVVGLLEKANIYGQVMQLVVTRTPEGELLALATDLKIDETRGVYHLRWSVESTFSAQKSRGFDLEASAMTKPARLERLVGVVTLAMAWCLRIGTWCHEQRPIKRKKHGRRAVSLVKYGLERLAAALRWGTSDRTILLSLVMQPFPAPIQHSAQDVGY
- a CDS encoding IS4 family transposase, which gives rise to MIRRIERFFQQHPLCPLDVARFVLQALPDGKRIFILDRTNWKLGMQDVNLLVLAVRWRGVAIPLLWETLDHGGSSNQSIRAELLRQALELLKPHQIRLLIADREFIGADWLAFLTGHRVPFCLRIRADTNVDGLPACEWLPDLKAHERGVIAHEVEVMGTFVNVAVAVSAEGERVVVIGTLRAERLLDCYAARWAVESLFASMKSRGFRLESSHMTRAAHVSRLIGLLTLALVWCALLGAGEARRVLVHGRAAVGMLAAGWSRLIRAFTRAVWGEAATLLELVDQLFSPAGT
- a CDS encoding SEFIR domain-containing protein, which codes for MTTPTQPKIFISYSWTSEEHAERVRDLADRLLASGIDVLLDQYDLKEGQDKYHFMERSVSDKTVTKVVMICDQRYAERADERAGGVGHESTIISPQVYNQSTDKESKFVPVIFQNDDQGNPLSTPHLELSAVLEREKVA
- a CDS encoding DnaJ domain-containing protein; translation: MHYFQNAQNADQLKTEYRQLCKTYHPDKGGTTEQMQAINAAYEKLMAQFLSGKSVDEYGKGKFYKSREEEAEVEARVQEAIQKVAHLDGIELEIIGAWVWASGDTKTHKDALKEAGYWWMHKRGMWAFKGKASSGRGELTLEEMRERHGSERVHTRTRSLYA
- a CDS encoding ParB/RepB/Spo0J family partition protein, translating into MTAPAAQLTTLPQLRLTHPTETTPSDVTLVPWSSLRRSEYNPRKTFDDKTLFELATDIHHKGILQNLVVRPHPTEDGAFEIAAGERRYRAVGLLVDGLELVDENGGESTVLKVGADYLMPVKVQPLTDLQLLEIATTENLQRDQMSPLDEADAFARLYALDMQPDEIATRFGYSLRTVEQRLILAKGLGKDGRKLLSNGTISLAQAQVLSQTSGKLKQHLLNLVRDNPAHYTADQLRKLTTQGRLLVENAMFDVAASGLSVIEDLWGVTPSYFKDSEKALALQAAAIEELAESERASLDWAFVDVLPTEGYITSLPWQQYRHYGPDSMKGLVLCYHTHTGELKRHEGVIREAEAKAAERNAEAERRTKDRAESGPKETPIRDDAHYIGHVSRARALWGQLAQDHKRCLVLTIQAFFEHSHEITLRATHAPKIGDLLPEIDAMVKRWTVERPDLFKSYVPCSMIVEKRGNDLHDALMGLELDQLLELLAFHTHDQLHHWGNVRTRPGRLANHVAQAIEADKRLTCEWQVTAPYLNAHTTAQLSALIATMPEELRPSIAPGSTKKESVARILEKAAALQQAGWVPDLVQFKA
- a CDS encoding bifunctional DNA primase/polymerase, producing MTHAAPTRFQHNRPISHTPHDLLRTAQHYVEAGLSIIPVGVNGNYAKQPHYEALKKTDHCYWDDGRRKWVATWMAFRERLPTQSELHDWFITHGAQGMAMVTGEISGLVALDFDKGAGVKAMHRLGIEPHVRSASGGYHAYVRHPGWPVATTNSNSKQSLPAGVDVRGDGGLVVLPPTVTDVGRYERLSTKKLVNRLAIPEVVELAGQTYRLRELLGLERAPEVTQDEPRVAARAPIFSDPSQEDAERVRVDYLVLVERALSLTGSRGRNDAGFWLACQLRDNGFALSEALEVGPYWLSLLPMTNTKGEREAYVLAHFEASVRSAFRRVPVGRGSTPWVKGFGR
- a CDS encoding response regulator transcription factor, which translates into the protein MSVIGVLIADDHPLFRDGMQLLLRTLPDVEVLGEAASGDEAVRMTTTLQPDVVLMDIKMPGLNGIEATRQIQHQCPKVRVLIVTMFEDSASVFAAMRAGARGYVLKDADKDDLLRAIRAVGRGEAIFSAGVALQLLDFFSGGHPAVPQELFPELTGREREMLHLIVGGASNAEIARSLSLSGKTVANYMSSILGKLHAVDRNEVIRRAREAGLGNA